Sequence from the Ornithinimicrobium humiphilum genome:
TCGCCCTGCTCGGGCGCCAGGAGGTCGCCGACGGCACGGTCACGATCAAGGACCTGCGCCGCCAGGACCAGTTCACCGTGCCGCGCGCCGAGGTCGTCTCGGCGCTGAAGGTCGAGCTGGCGCAGCCGCTCGTCTGATCCACGACGCACGCACGACGGCCGCCGCACCGATCCGGTGCGGCGGCCTTCGTCTCCGCGAGCCGTGACCTACTGCGTGATCTCGACCGACAGGATGCTGATCGGCTGGGCGGGGGCGCCGTCGGAGGCCCCGCCCTCGACACCGGCCTCGGCGACCTTCTCGACGACCTCCATGCCCTCGACGACCGTGCCGAAGATGCTGTAGCCGCCGCCGTCGGTCGGCAGCTGGGTGTCCTCGTAGACGATGAAGAACTGGCCGCCGTTGCTGTTGGGGTCCATGGTGCGGGCCATGGCGAGGGTCCCGGGCGGGTAGTAGCCGTCGGCCGGGGCGTTCTCGATTCCATACGTGTAGCCGGGCCCACCCGCGCCGGTGCCTGTGGGGTCGCCGCACTGCAGGACGTAGATGCCCGAGGTCGTCAGGCGGTGGCAGGCGCTGTCCTCCCAGTAGCCCTCCTTGGCGAGGAACTCGAAGGAGGCGACGGTCTGCGGGGCGTCCGCGGCGGCCAGCTCGATGACGATGTCGCCGCAGTTGGTCTGCACCGTGGCGGTGAGCGTCTCAGGGTCGCCGCTCTTGGGGCGCGGCAGGTCATCGGGGTGGAAGGCCATGGGGTCCGACGGCGGGGCCGGCGGCTCGCTGCACTCCACCGGACCGGCGGGCTGGGCCGCGCCGGTCTCGCCGGCAGCGGTCTCCTGCCCGTCGTCCTCGGCGCCGGGGAACATCGCCTCGCCGGAGCACCCGGCCAGGGCGACGGCCGCGACGGCGCTGGTCAGGGCGAGGCGGGGCAGCAGCAGAGAACGGCGCATCAAGAAGTCTCCCGTAGACGGTTGGCGGTGGCGCGATGCTACCCGAGGATCCCCGTCTCGTAAGCGGTGGCCACGGCCGCGGCGCGGTCGGTGACGCCGAGCTTGTCGAAGACGTGACCGAGGTGCGTCTTGACGGTCGCCTCGCTGACGAAGAGCTCCCTGGCGATCTGCTTGTTGGTCATCCCCCGGGCCACGAGCACCAGCACCTCGCGCTCCCGCGCGCTGAGCGCCGGCCGGCGCCCGGGATCGCGGACGTGCGAGGCGAGGCGGGTCGCCACGGTGGGGGAGAGCACCGTCTCGCCGGCCGCGGTGGAGCGCACGGCCGACACCAGTGTGGCGGTCGGGGCGTCCTTGAGGAGGTAGCCCGTGGCTCCCGCCTCGATCGCGGCCACGGTGTCGGAGTCGGTGTCGTAGGTCGTGAGCACCAGCACCGAGGCGCGCAGGCCCCGGCGGCGCATCTCGCGCACGGCGTCGACACCCCCGCCGCCCGGCATCCGCAGGTCGAGGACGACGACGTCGGGGTCCAGCGCGACGGTCCGCTCGACGGCCTCTGGCCCGCTCGCGGCCTGGCCGACGACCTCGAAGTCGTCGACGGCCGACAGGGTGGCCGCGACGCCGTCGCGCACCACGGGGTGGTCGTCGACGACGAGGATGCGGACGCTCACGCGGCGACCTCCCGGGCGAGCGCGGGCAGCCGCAGCGAGACGGCGGTGCCCTGCCCCGGCTGGGTCTCGACCTCGAGGGCGCCGGCGAGGCGCTCGGCGCGCTGCCGCATACCTCTCAGACCGAAGGAGGTGGGTGCCCGCTCGGCGTCGAGGTCGAATCCGACCCCGTCGTCACGGACGTCGAGGAGGACCTCCTCGTCGTCGAGGGCGAGCGTCACGCCGACCCGCGTGGCGGAGGCGTGCTTGGCGACGTTGGAGAGCGCCTCCTGCGTGACGCGCAGCACGGTCGCCTCCACCTCGGGGTGCAGCGGTCGCAGGTCGCCGGTGACGTGCACCTCGGCCGCGGCCCGGTGCTCCTCGTCCCAGCGGTGCACCAGCCGGGTGACCGCCTCGGCGAGGTCGGCGGAGCCGGTGAGCGGGGCGGGGGAGAGGTCCATCACCGAGCGGCGGGCCTCGGCGAGGGCCTCCTGCGCCAGGTCGGCGGCCCGGTCGAGCCGCGCCCGGGGGTCGGGCTCCACCTGCGCCGCGCGGAGCTGGGCGAGGACGCCCGCGAGGGACTGGGCGATCGTGTCGTGGATCTCGCGGGCCAGGCGCTGCCGCTCCTCCTGCACCCCGGCGCGCCGAGCCTGCTCGACGACGGTCTCGTGGAGCCGCGCGTTCTCCGCAAGAGCCCGCTCCAGGTCGGCGTTGAGACGCTCGAGCTCGGTGATGGCCGCCGCCTGGTCGGCCGAACGCCGGTCGAGCTCCTGCTGCACGTTGCCGAAGAAGGTGAACAGGCCGACGTGCAGCACGACGAGGACCGCGAGGACGAGCGTCTGGGCGGCGCCGGAGGGTGGGAGGCCGCCCGACTGCGAGCCGGCCACCGTCGCCGCGACGACGAGGAGGACGGCCCGGCGGGGCCAGCCGGTGAAGGCGTCACCGACGTCGAGGAATCCGACCCACGCGAAGAGCGCGAAGAAGGGGTTGATCCAGGTCAGCACGAAGGCCAGGGCCGTGCGCCCGACGACGTGCACGGCCATGCGGCGGCGATCGGCGCGCCACTCCGGCCGCCGCATCGTCCACCACCAGGACCAGAGCGCCGTGACCGCCACCAGGACGGCCTGGACCAGCAGCCATCGGGGCGTCCCGGTGCCGAAGATCGAGCCGGTGGGCAGCGCGACGACGGTCGCCACGGCGAGCATGGCGAACGGCACGTAGGGGTTCCACCGCTCCCAGGCGCGCCGGTGGCGGTCCGGGCTGCCGGTCGTGCTGGTCACGGCTCCCACCCTCTCACTCCCAGCGGAAGGTGCGCACGGACACCGCGCCGGTGAGGACCGTCCACACCAGCACGACGAGCACGTCCCGCAGCTGCGGCAGGTCGCCGACCAGCGCCGCGGTCATGGCCTGGACCGAGGCACCCATCGGCGTCAGGTCGACCACGGTGCGCAGCGCGCCACCCATCCCCTCGACGGGGAACCAGACGCCGGCGGTGAACATCGAGCCGAAGAAGAGGATGCTCGCCAGCACGGTGCCGGCCCGCGCGTTGGGCGCGACGGCCGTCGCGACCGCGCCGAGCGAAAAGGCCGCGAGCAGCCCGAGCAGGTAGGCGCCAGCGTAGGCGGCCAGCGCCTGTGGCAAGGGCACGTCGAAGACGAGACGCCCCACGAGCAGGACCAGGACCGAGGAGGCCGTGACCGCGGCGCCGTGCAGCAGCACCTGCGCCCCGAGCAGGCTGGGCGGGCGCACCGGGGTGGTGCGCAGGCGGCGCAGCACGCCGGCCTCCCGGTAGGCCCAGATCAGCGCGGGCATCGACATGATCGCCGCCATGATCATCGACATGACGATCATCGTCGGCACGTAGAGGTCGATGACCCGCAGCCCGCCCAGGTCGGCCGACGGCTCGCGGAAGGACGGGACCGCGCCCAGGATGCACAGCAGGGCGACGGGGAAGAGCAGGATCCAGAAGAGCGAGCCCAGCTCGCGCCCGAACAGGCGGGCCTCGGTGCGCAGCACGGCGGCCGTCGGCGCGGCGCGACGGGCGGGCTTCGGGGTGGCGGTGGTCGTGGTGGTCGAGAGGGTCATGCCAGCTCCTCGGCGAGGTGGGCTGTTGCGGAGGTCAGGTCGAGGTATGCGGTGTCGAGGCTGCCGTCGACGACCCGCAGGGAGGCGGGGGTCACCCCCTGGGCGGAGAGCGCCGCGAGCACGTCCAGGACGCTGTCCTCGGCGCCCTCGACGGTGACCCGCCCGGACGTGGAGCGGACGTCGGCGACGCCCGGCAGCTCGCGCAGCGCCTGCAGGTCGACGGGCGCGCCGGGGGTGAAGGAGATGACGGTCGCGGAGGTGGCGGCCCGGATGAGCCCGTCCGGGGTGTCGAGCGCCCGGACGCGGCCCTCGCTGATGATGGCGATGCGGTCGCAGAGCGACTGCGCCTCCTCCATGGAGTGCGTGACGAGGAGGACGGTCACGCCGCGGTCGCGGACGTCGCGGACCAGGTCCCAGACCTCGCGCCGGGCGCGGGGGTCCAGACCCGTGGTCAGCTCGTCGAGGATCGCGACCCGGGGCCGGCCGACGAGGGCCAGGGCGATCGAGAGCCGCTGCTGCTGACCGCCGCTGAGGTTGCGGAACTGCGAGTCGAGCATCGTGTCGAGCCCCAGCCGGGCCGCGAGCTCGGGCCAGGGCTCGGGGTCGTCGTAGAAGGCCGACCACAGCACCAGCGCCTCACGGACGGTGATCTTGGGCTGGAGACGGCTCTCCTGCAGCTGCACGCCCAGGACACGGGTCAGCGCGTCGTGCTCGCGGACGGGGTCCAGACCGTGGACCCGGATCGTCCCGGAGTCGGGGACGCGCAGCCCGGCGATCGACTCGACCGTCGTGGTCTTGCCGGCACCGTTGGGGCCGAGGATCCCGAAGACCTCGCCCTCGGCGACGGTCAGGCTCACGTCGTCCACGGCCACCGTCGTGCCGTAGGTCATGCGCAGGTGCTCCACCGTGACTGCTGCGTTCCGTTCCATGTGCCCCAGCCTCGCCCGGCGCGGCCCGCGCGCACATCGCCCGCGGGGGTGCACCGGCATCCTCCGATCGGGGGATGCCACGGCTCGACCACCGATGTGAGACGGGCGTCTCGAGCGTGCTAGTGTAATAACGCGTTAACACACCGGGTCGTGCTTCCACGCCCGGTTCTTCTCTGTCCGATCCCGTCCGGAAGGTCCCCCGTGAAGCGTCGCAGCACCGTCGACCGCGCCGCCCTGGCCCGGCTCTGCACGGTCCTGGCGGGCCTCGACGACGCGGACTCCGTGCAGACCTTCCTCGAGGACCTCTGCACGCCGGCCGAGCTGGAGGCCCTCTCCGACCGCTGGGGCGTGGTCCCGCTGCTGGCCGCGGGGCTCTCCTACCGCCAGATCCACGAGCGCACCGGCGTCAGCGTGACGACCATCGGCCGCGTCGCCCGCCACCTCGAGGGCGGCGCCGGGGGCTACCGCGCCGCGCTGCAGGTGGCCTCGGCCGCGGGCGGGGAGCCCGAGCATCTGGTGCGCTGACCGCCTCCCCGCGACGGACCGTCGCACGCCCCCGAACCACCCGCCCCGGCCCCTCGGCCGGGCACCCGACCGGAAGGTCCTCCATGACCCCGCCCGTCCAGCCGCGCGAACGCCTCCGTGTGGCGATCCAGAAGTCCGGCCGCCTCGGCGAGCCCGCCCGCGAGCTCCTCGCCTCGTGCGGGCTGACCTGGCGCGAGAGCCGCGACAAGCTCTTCCTCTACGGCGAGTCGCTGCCCGTCGACATCCTCCTGGTCCGCGACGACGACATCCCCGGCCTCATCGCCGACGGGGTCTGCGACCTCGGCATCGTCGGGCGCAACGTGCTCGTCGAGCACGGTCTGGAGCGCGAGGCGCAGGGTCGCCCGGCCGACCTCAACGAGTGGCGCCAGCTGGGCTGGGGCACCTGCCGCCTCGACATCGCCATCCCGGAGTCCGAGGAGTGGACCGGCCCGCAGCAGCTGGAGGGGCTGCGCATCGCCACGTCCTACCCGCAGACCCTGGGCCGCTGGCTGCGCGACAACGGTGTGGACGCCGAGCCCGTGGTCCTCAACGGCTCCGTCGAGATCGCCCCGCGCCTGGGCCAGGCCGACGTCGTGTGCGATCTCGTCTCCACCGGCGGCACGCTGCGCGCCAACCAGCTCCGCCCCGTCACCACGATCCTGCACTCCGAGGCCGTGATCGCCGGCCCGCGCGCCACCCTCGACGACGGCCGCCAGGAGATCGCCGACCTGCTCGTCCGCCGCCTCGATGGCGCCCTGCAGCTCAAGGAGTCGCGCCTGCTCATGCTCCGCGTCTCCCGTGACGGCCTGACCGACCTGCTGCCGCTGCTGCCCGAGGGCCACGAGCCGACCGTGATGCGTGTCGACGACCGTGACGAGGTGTCCGTGCAGGTGCTCGTGCACGGCTCCGTGTCCTGGTCCAAGCTGGAGCAGCTCAAGCACGCGGGTGCGCACAACCTCATGGTCCTGCCCGTCGAGGGGATGCTGGCATGAACGTCCTGACCTGGTCCGAGCTCTCCGAGACCGAGCGCGCCGAGGCCCTGCGCCGGGCGACCGCCGCCGCGGGCCCGGAGGTGCGCGCCGGGGTCGCCGACATCCTCGAGCAGGTGCGCACCCGTGGCGACGCCGCGCTGCGCGAGCTCACCGCCCGCCTCGACCGCGCCGAGCCGGCGGCCCTCGAGGTCTCCGTCGCCGACCGTGACGCCGCCGTCGCCGCCCTCGACCCGCAGCTGCGCGAGGCGATCGCCGAGGCCGCCGCCCGCATCCGGGCCTTCCACGAGGCGGGTATGCAGTCCGCCTACGCCGTCGAGACCGCTCCTGGCGTGGTCTGCGAGCGCGTCGTCCGGCCGATCCGCCGCGTCGGTCTCTACGTGCCCGCCGGCTCCGCCCCGCTGCCCTCGACCGCCCTCATGCTCGGTGTCCCCGCCCAGCTGGCCGGCTGCCCCGAGGTCGTCCTCTGCACCCCTCCCCGCCCCGACGGCACCGCCGACCCCGCCGTCCTCGCGGCCGCGGCCGAGTGCGGCATCACCCGCATCTTCGTCGTGGGCGGCGCGCAGGCGATCGCGGCGATGGCCTACGGCACCGGGTCGGTCCCGGCGTGCGACAAGCTCTTCGGCCCGGGCAACGCCTGGGTGACCGAGGCCAAGCGCCAGGTGACCACCGCAGAGGGCGGCCCCGGTATCGACATGCCCGCCGGTCCCTCCGAGGTGCTGGTCATCGCGGACGCGGGCGCGGACCCCGAGTTCGTGGCCGCCGACCTGCTGAGCCAGGCCGAGCACGGGCCCGACAGCCAGGTGCTGCTCCTCACCGACTCGCGTGAGCTCGCCGAGGCCGTCGCGGCCCAGGTCGAGGAGCAGGTCGAGAGCCTGCCCCGCGCCGACATCGCCCGCAAGGCCCTGGCCTCCAGCCGGCTGATCCTCACCCCCGACCTCGACACCGCCTTCGAGGTGTCCAACGACTACGCGCCGGAGCACCTCATCCTGGCGCTGCGCGACGCCGAGGAGCGTGTCGCCCAGGTCGACCGGGCCGGCTCGGTCTTCCTCGGCGACCACACGCCGGAGACCCTCGGTGACTACTGCTCGGGGACCAACCACGTGCTGCCCACCGCCGGCGCGGCCAGGTTCACCGGCGGCGTCAACGT
This genomic interval carries:
- a CDS encoding peptidylprolyl isomerase codes for the protein MRRSLLLPRLALTSAVAAVALAGCSGEAMFPGAEDDGQETAAGETGAAQPAGPVECSEPPAPPSDPMAFHPDDLPRPKSGDPETLTATVQTNCGDIVIELAAADAPQTVASFEFLAKEGYWEDSACHRLTTSGIYVLQCGDPTGTGAGGPGYTYGIENAPADGYYPPGTLAMARTMDPNSNGGQFFIVYEDTQLPTDGGGYSIFGTVVEGMEVVEKVAEAGVEGGASDGAPAQPISILSVEITQ
- a CDS encoding response regulator, with product MSVRILVVDDHPVVRDGVAATLSAVDDFEVVGQAASGPEAVERTVALDPDVVVLDLRMPGGGGVDAVREMRRRGLRASVLVLTTYDTDSDTVAAIEAGATGYLLKDAPTATLVSAVRSTAAGETVLSPTVATRLASHVRDPGRRPALSAREREVLVLVARGMTNKQIARELFVSEATVKTHLGHVFDKLGVTDRAAAVATAYETGILG
- a CDS encoding sensor histidine kinase; protein product: MTSTTGSPDRHRRAWERWNPYVPFAMLAVATVVALPTGSIFGTGTPRWLLVQAVLVAVTALWSWWWTMRRPEWRADRRRMAVHVVGRTALAFVLTWINPFFALFAWVGFLDVGDAFTGWPRRAVLLVVAATVAGSQSGGLPPSGAAQTLVLAVLVVLHVGLFTFFGNVQQELDRRSADQAAAITELERLNADLERALAENARLHETVVEQARRAGVQEERQRLAREIHDTIAQSLAGVLAQLRAAQVEPDPRARLDRAADLAQEALAEARRSVMDLSPAPLTGSADLAEAVTRLVHRWDEEHRAAAEVHVTGDLRPLHPEVEATVLRVTQEALSNVAKHASATRVGVTLALDDEEVLLDVRDDGVGFDLDAERAPTSFGLRGMRQRAERLAGALEVETQPGQGTAVSLRLPALAREVAA
- a CDS encoding ABC transporter permease, which produces MTLSTTTTTATPKPARRAAPTAAVLRTEARLFGRELGSLFWILLFPVALLCILGAVPSFREPSADLGGLRVIDLYVPTMIVMSMIMAAIMSMPALIWAYREAGVLRRLRTTPVRPPSLLGAQVLLHGAAVTASSVLVLLVGRLVFDVPLPQALAAYAGAYLLGLLAAFSLGAVATAVAPNARAGTVLASILFFGSMFTAGVWFPVEGMGGALRTVVDLTPMGASVQAMTAALVGDLPQLRDVLVVLVWTVLTGAVSVRTFRWE
- a CDS encoding ABC transporter ATP-binding protein, encoding MERNAAVTVEHLRMTYGTTVAVDDVSLTVAEGEVFGILGPNGAGKTTTVESIAGLRVPDSGTIRVHGLDPVREHDALTRVLGVQLQESRLQPKITVREALVLWSAFYDDPEPWPELAARLGLDTMLDSQFRNLSGGQQQRLSIALALVGRPRVAILDELTTGLDPRARREVWDLVRDVRDRGVTVLLVTHSMEEAQSLCDRIAIISEGRVRALDTPDGLIRAATSATVISFTPGAPVDLQALRELPGVADVRSTSGRVTVEGAEDSVLDVLAALSAQGVTPASLRVVDGSLDTAYLDLTSATAHLAEELA
- a CDS encoding YerC/YecD family TrpR-related protein, with protein sequence MKRRSTVDRAALARLCTVLAGLDDADSVQTFLEDLCTPAELEALSDRWGVVPLLAAGLSYRQIHERTGVSVTTIGRVARHLEGGAGGYRAALQVASAAGGEPEHLVR
- the hisG gene encoding ATP phosphoribosyltransferase; translated protein: MTPPVQPRERLRVAIQKSGRLGEPARELLASCGLTWRESRDKLFLYGESLPVDILLVRDDDIPGLIADGVCDLGIVGRNVLVEHGLEREAQGRPADLNEWRQLGWGTCRLDIAIPESEEWTGPQQLEGLRIATSYPQTLGRWLRDNGVDAEPVVLNGSVEIAPRLGQADVVCDLVSTGGTLRANQLRPVTTILHSEAVIAGPRATLDDGRQEIADLLVRRLDGALQLKESRLLMLRVSRDGLTDLLPLLPEGHEPTVMRVDDRDEVSVQVLVHGSVSWSKLEQLKHAGAHNLMVLPVEGMLA
- the hisD gene encoding histidinol dehydrogenase — translated: MNVLTWSELSETERAEALRRATAAAGPEVRAGVADILEQVRTRGDAALRELTARLDRAEPAALEVSVADRDAAVAALDPQLREAIAEAAARIRAFHEAGMQSAYAVETAPGVVCERVVRPIRRVGLYVPAGSAPLPSTALMLGVPAQLAGCPEVVLCTPPRPDGTADPAVLAAAAECGITRIFVVGGAQAIAAMAYGTGSVPACDKLFGPGNAWVTEAKRQVTTAEGGPGIDMPAGPSEVLVIADAGADPEFVAADLLSQAEHGPDSQVLLLTDSRELAEAVAAQVEEQVESLPRADIARKALASSRLILTPDLDTAFEVSNDYAPEHLILALRDAEERVAQVDRAGSVFLGDHTPETLGDYCSGTNHVLPTAGAARFTGGVNVSAFQIAMTVQRATPDGLAAVGPCAVVLSEAEQLHAHQRAVTRRLDRLAPTQDAS